The genome window CTGACAGTGGCACGGCGGTTGTTTAAAACAGAAGCGTCTGCACTACATAGCCTAGGTTCTCACGATCAAATACCAGAACTTTTGGCATATTTCGAGGAAGAAGAAAAGTTTTATTTAGTACAGCAATACATTGAAGGTGAAACACTCGAGCATGAGTTAACCCCCGAGCAAGTTTGGTCACAGGCTCAAGTAATCGAATTATTAGAAGACGGCTTAAAAATTTTAGACTTCATCCATACTAAAGGGGTAATTCATCGTGATATTAAACCTGATAATCTAATTCGCCGTAGTTGCGATCGCAAAATTGTTTTGGTAGATTTTGGCACAGTCAAAAACCTGCTTCAGGGACAAACTAATCTAGGTCAGCTGACTGTACCAGTAGGAACGAAAGGCTATATGTCGACAGAGCAGGCTAGAGGAAAACCTCGTCCGACAAGTGATGTGTATGCCCTAGGAATTATTGGAATTCAAGCTCTTACTGGAGTTGAACCTCTAGAGCTAGAAGAAGATGATGATGGAGAGCTTATTTGGACACATTTGGCTAAAGTAGACCCCCAGTTGGCTGAAATCTTGACTCAAATGACGCGCTACCAATTCGAGGATCGTTATCAATCTGCACAGACAGCTTTACAGGCTTTAACAGCTTTCTCTCAGGCTGGCACAACTAAGCCTCAGTCGATTACGACCATCAATCAATCTGTATTAAATAATTTGGATACAACTCATTCAGCGATCGCTGCCTCAGCCAGAGCGGAAAATGAATTAGTCGCACCATCTCTATTACCTGATGCTAATTTACCCAACTCGATAGAGCAAAGCCAAAGTCATAGTGTCCCAATAAATAGACAAACCGCACCTACCGAAATTGATTCTAGCTCTGAAATTAAGCCGCAGTTCGCCAAGATAATTTCTGCAATCGCGATCGCTTTGGGAACAATGATTATTGGTGGTATCTATTTATTAATGCAGCAATCTATTCTTAAGCCTCAATTAAATAATACTCCTGCACCTTCGGAAATACCTAATTCTTCTACCCCTAGAATGAAGCAGGGAGAAGGATTTAGAAAAAATCTTTAAATATAGCCATAGAAAAACAAGGCACTATATCCTAGAACTGAAACTACAAGTTAAGTTAATGAATACAGATACAGATATTAATTATCAGGCGATCGCCAATAAACTATCAGGAATTGAAACGACTTGCGATCGCGATCGTTTAACCAAATTATCTTTAGATTATTATTATTTCAGTCCAATTCTCGAGAAGCAACTACAAAATAAGCGAGGCGAATTAGCGGTATTTCCCACTACAGAAGCAGAGGTGCTGCAAATTGCTCAAGCTTGTGTAAAACATAAAATTCCTCTGACAGTTAGAGGTGCAGGTACGGGAAACTATGGTCAATGTATCCCCTTAAAGGGAGGGATTATTCTCGACACCAGTAAAATGAATCGGATCGAGTGGCTTAAGCCAGGAATAGCCTGTGTGCAGCCAGGAGTCAAAATGGCAGCCTTCGACAAACAGGCTAGAGAAATCGGCTGGGAATTACGGATGGCTCCTTCTACCTACCGCACAGCAAGTATTGGAGGCTTTATTGGTGGTGGTAGTGTAGGGATGGGTTCGATTAACTATGGACAAATCAGCGATCGCGGTAATCTACGGCGAGTGCGATTAGTTACCCTAGAAGAAGAGCCGAGAGTCATAGAATTAAAAGGAGAGGAAGTGCAAAACGTACTTCATGCTTACGGCACTACAGGTATTATTACTGAGTTAGAGATTCCCCTCGCACCTGCTTACCCTTGGCAAGAGGAGATCGTTGTTTTCGATGATTTTATGACTGCTGCTAAATTTGGACAGGCTCTTAGTGACAGCAATGGTATTGTTAAAAAGCTAGTTAGTATTCATGCAGCTCCTATATCCAAATATTTTGTTTCGTTGCAAAACTACATACCTCAAGCAAAACATTGCGCTTTATTGATGATATCGGAATACGATCTTGCTCCTTTCCAGGATTTAGTCAGAGAATACCAGGGAGAAATAACCTACAGCAAAAGTGCAGCCGAAGCAAGCAAAGGAACTAGTTTACTAGAATTTACCTGGAATCACACTACCCTTCATGCTCGCAAAATCGATCGCAACTTGACTTACCTACAAACTTTCTATTTCACTCTCGAAAGGCTTGAACAACTCTATCAACAAGCTGGGGATGAAATTATAATTCACCTAGAATTCTTGCGTGCAGGAGGAAAAGCTGTTCCTGCGGGGTTGCAGCTAATTCGCTTCACCACCCAAGAGCGGTTAAACGAGATTATTCGTAATCATGAATCTCAAGGTGCGTTTATCGCCAATCCCCATGTCTATACGATCGAAGACGGTGGTAACAAACAAATCAACCCGCAAAAAGTAACCTTTAAACAACGAGTAGATCCCTTTGGGTTACTTAATCCAGGCAAAATGCGAGGATTTAATTGATTACTGATTACTGAGATTATTCTAAGCAAGCAAATGCCCTGACAAAGATGGACATTTGCCTGCTTTACCATTTGACTACATACCAACAACGTAGGAAGTTGATTATTTTTATTTCTTTCGTCCTCATAACTCATGCTTTAATTGTCGGTAATCACTAGCTCTGATGACATTTCAATCTGCATAACTTTTCCTCTAAAATAAGTAAAGTTATGATAATTACATCAAACCAATATTAATTCACTTCGGAGTTTGTTAAATTTATGAATTTAATCATTACTAGTCTTCTTAGCTTTCTGCAAATTTACTGGGTATTATTAATTGTTAGAATTTTACTGTCTTGGTTCCAGACTGCGGAATGGGCGGGACAAATCATCTCCTTTTTAAGTCCTATTACCGATCCTTATCTCAATATATTTCGCTCAATTATTCCACCTCTGGGTGGAATTGATATCTCGGCGATTTTGGCACTGGTTCTGCTACAGTTTGTTCAAAGCTCACTGGCATCCTTTTCAGCTGCATCATTGGCCAGCGGATTCTAGACTTAGTTATCGTATTCAAAATCGTCGTAATAATATGGACGGACTTTTCCTGCAAACCCAGAAGCTTTAAAATTTTTCAATTTTAGAGGCGTTGGCTGATTTGCAGGAACACTAACTCTAATTGCAAAGTCACTAATGCCTGGAGGAACTTCTTCAATCGTGCCAATCCGTCCACGATTCTCAAAGGTTGAATTATCATTTGCATCATAGATACGACCAAATACATCTGCATCCACTACAGTCTTGCCTGATATATTCTTGGCTTTCCCTTTGATGGTATAGCAGCTTACGGGTCGAAGATCGCCACTCGTAACACTACCTGCTGCCTCATTTCCTGCACAAGGCTCATAAGAAAGATTGGATAGTTTGATTGAGGTCATTGCTGCTGCTGGGGGAGTTACAATAAAACTACTCAGCCAGATAGAAATAGAGAATAGTAGCCCTGCTAGGAATCGAATCATAAAATAATACTTGTTGCTAATAGTTTTTCTATTATTTCTCTCAGCTTAACCTGAATCAACTATCGGGTAAAAGTTGAAAATCACAATACCTGCGCTCTCAGCCAGGCAACTGGAAGCGATAAAGTTTTCTTGGGTTTAGAGACAAAAGCCCGCCGATTAAAAACATCATAGTTGTTGGCTTCAATCTCGTTGAGAATACCCTGATAAAGCATCAAAGAAGCCCAAACTGGTAAACGAGAATCACGAATCAAATAACGAATACCTGCTTCTGCCTGTTTGTAATATTCCCTGGCGCGCTTAACTTGAAACCTCATCATTGCTTTCCAGCGCTCATCAACTACCCCAGCCATCAAATCTTGCTCTGTGTAGTCGAAGGCGTGTAAATCTTCTATGGGTAGATAAATACGATCGCGCTGCATATCTTCCCCAACGTCCCGCAAAATGTTGGTAAGCTGCATTGCCATGCCCAGAGCGATCGCTTCCTCTGTCGGGACATAAATCGGCTTATCTCTCTCCCAAGGTACACCATTAGAATCAGCCCCAATCCCTAAGACGGCATTGGACATTAAACCTACCGTACCTGCAACGCGGTAACAGTAGAGCTTAAGCTCTTCAAAAGTTTGATAGCGATTTTGAATCAAATCCATCTTTTGCCCTGCAATCATGTCCCGAAAAGGTTGAATACCCATCGGGTAACTTTCAATGGTGTCAACCAGAGCAACATCGGTGTCATCAATCGGATATCCAGCAAAGACAGATTCTAGCTGTTGTTCCCATTCTGCGAGGGTTTCTTTCGTGGTGTATTTAGCTTTATCACCATCTACCAATTCATCTGTGAGACGACACCAGGCATAGATTGCCCAAATTGCCTTGCTTTTCTCTTTGGGCATCAACAAAGTGCCAAAATAAAAAGTTTTAGCGTATTCTGCCGTAATTTGACGGCAAATTTCATAAGCCTCGTCTATAGAGACTAGATTTTTTTGCGTTTTTGTTTTTGGTAATTGCAACATTCAGAAGCAAGCAGAGATACTATCTTTTGTTGGGCAGGAATTAAAAGGAGCTACATAATTTTGCTCTAGTCATTTAGCATTGTCTCATCCTATTGCTACTAGAGACTCTATAACAAGTAATAAAATTAAATCGCGGCGAATGCGGTTTCTTTATTTACCTGTTTTGAAGCTGGATAATCTTGAGCGATCGCTTTTGCTGCTAGTTTACCAGAAAGTACCGCACCTTCCATGCTGCCTAAATATTCTTGCTTAGTAAAACTCCCTGCCAAATAAAAATTATCAATAGGAGTTTTTTGAGTAGGCTTGATGGACTGTGTACCAGCTAAAGCGCGATAGACAGATTTAGGAGTCTTAACTACTTTAGATTTAAGCACTTTTGCCCGATT of Coleofasciculaceae cyanobacterium contains these proteins:
- a CDS encoding serine/threonine-protein kinase, which codes for MKGKILGSRYQVLEYIAKGGFGRTYLAQDTQLPGKDLCVVKQLSPSFEAPQFLTVARRLFKTEASALHSLGSHDQIPELLAYFEEEEKFYLVQQYIEGETLEHELTPEQVWSQAQVIELLEDGLKILDFIHTKGVIHRDIKPDNLIRRSCDRKIVLVDFGTVKNLLQGQTNLGQLTVPVGTKGYMSTEQARGKPRPTSDVYALGIIGIQALTGVEPLELEEDDDGELIWTHLAKVDPQLAEILTQMTRYQFEDRYQSAQTALQALTAFSQAGTTKPQSITTINQSVLNNLDTTHSAIAASARAENELVAPSLLPDANLPNSIEQSQSHSVPINRQTAPTEIDSSSEIKPQFAKIISAIAIALGTMIIGGIYLLMQQSILKPQLNNTPAPSEIPNSSTPRMKQGEGFRKNL
- a CDS encoding phytoene synthase, translating into MLQLPKTKTQKNLVSIDEAYEICRQITAEYAKTFYFGTLLMPKEKSKAIWAIYAWCRLTDELVDGDKAKYTTKETLAEWEQQLESVFAGYPIDDTDVALVDTIESYPMGIQPFRDMIAGQKMDLIQNRYQTFEELKLYCYRVAGTVGLMSNAVLGIGADSNGVPWERDKPIYVPTEEAIALGMAMQLTNILRDVGEDMQRDRIYLPIEDLHAFDYTEQDLMAGVVDERWKAMMRFQVKRAREYYKQAEAGIRYLIRDSRLPVWASLMLYQGILNEIEANNYDVFNRRAFVSKPKKTLSLPVAWLRAQVL
- a CDS encoding FAD-binding oxidoreductase, giving the protein MNTDTDINYQAIANKLSGIETTCDRDRLTKLSLDYYYFSPILEKQLQNKRGELAVFPTTEAEVLQIAQACVKHKIPLTVRGAGTGNYGQCIPLKGGIILDTSKMNRIEWLKPGIACVQPGVKMAAFDKQAREIGWELRMAPSTYRTASIGGFIGGGSVGMGSINYGQISDRGNLRRVRLVTLEEEPRVIELKGEEVQNVLHAYGTTGIITELEIPLAPAYPWQEEIVVFDDFMTAAKFGQALSDSNGIVKKLVSIHAAPISKYFVSLQNYIPQAKHCALLMISEYDLAPFQDLVREYQGEITYSKSAAEASKGTSLLEFTWNHTTLHARKIDRNLTYLQTFYFTLERLEQLYQQAGDEIIIHLEFLRAGGKAVPAGLQLIRFTTQERLNEIIRNHESQGAFIANPHVYTIEDGGNKQINPQKVTFKQRVDPFGLLNPGKMRGFN
- a CDS encoding YggT family protein, whose translation is MNLIITSLLSFLQIYWVLLIVRILLSWFQTAEWAGQIISFLSPITDPYLNIFRSIIPPLGGIDISAILALVLLQFVQSSLASFSAASLASGF